The following proteins are co-located in the Osmia lignaria lignaria isolate PbOS001 chromosome 12, iyOsmLign1, whole genome shotgun sequence genome:
- the LOC117609940 gene encoding optic atrophy 3 protein homolog, with translation MVVGVFPALKLGVLFVKQISKPLAKFLVNQAKNHPVFRTYFIIPPAQFYHWAEVKAKMYVMNLGKPTKVAKLNEAMAIELGANLMGEVIIFSVAGGCLILEYNRQVAKETKKEEARLQQIQKFTDDIEKLNKITSVQQREIQHLQEACKELAKHTRHKLSETLIVAEANLQEHHTDTNTGLKTNIETHNKENEKRSIIERAIVYYENDVKAYKFS, from the exons ATGGTAGTGGGTGTATTTCCAGCTCTCAAATTGGGAGTTTTATTTGTTAAACAAATAAGTAAACCCTTGGCAAAATTTCTTGTTAATCAAGCAAAAAATCATCCTGTATTTAGAACATATTTTATCATACCACCTGCTCAAT TTTATCATTGGGCAGAAGTTAAAGCTAAAATGTATGTAATGAATCTTGGTAAGCCTACAAAGGTTGCAAAATTGAATGAAGCCATGGCAATAGAATTAGGAGCTAATTTGATGGGTGAGGTTATTATTTTTAGTGTTGCCGGTGGTTGTCTGATATTAGAATATAATCGCCAAGTagcaaaagaaacgaaaaaagaagaagcacgTCTTCAACAAATACAGAAATTTACAGACGACATTgagaagttaaataaaattacatctGTACAGCAAAGAGAAATTCAGCATCTTCAAGAAGCCTGTAAAGAATTAGCAAAACATACAAGACATAAATTGTCCGAAACGCTAATAGTAGCAGAAGCAAATCTGCAAGAACATCATACAGATACAAATACTGGCTTGAAAACAAATATAGAAACAcacaataaagaaaatgaaaagagatCAATAATTGAACGTGCTATAGTGTATTATGAAAATGATGTAAAAGCATACAAATTCAGTTAA
- the LOC117609938 gene encoding centrosomal protein CCDC61 isoform X6, with the protein MNEVCPSLVTTYAFKNGKEYIVKIKVSSLKECQRNLELAVTDKYTAENWQSSYDAAYIENLSHKTGNYKHFDVFVAMLQSGLLKTSESITLDLLTFEDLELLRARRFERNSCSSLGNASNNRRYLILTYTVEFDRIHYPLPLEYCGLPDPVVLQNTIRRLQAEIERLQSVGSNRNLQKRIEQLTITNQRLIQENQRLMNGGKGLRHLLGSIKSLENNIAKERASFRTQIQKLKAENTALLLKVQQLTESVGRKPGDGSPALKRTYSPSVRRRSRSRSSSISSRFKMSSLSSASSLESIRTRGSPCRNTKTSYTNKKNNSKIDFEHLEARIHTLQKMLKDGINLNQ; encoded by the exons atgaatGAAGTTTGTCCGTCTTTGGTAACAACCTATGCTTTTAAAAATGGTAAAGAATATATTGTAAAGATAAAAGTTTCTTCATTAAAAGAATGTCAACGCAATTTGGAACTTGCTGTTACTGATAAATATACCGCTGAAAATTGGCAGTCCTCTTATGATGCTGCGT ATATTGAAAACTTATCACATAAAACTGGAAATTACAAGCATTTTGATGTGTTTGTGGCTATGTTGCAGTCCGGCTTGTTGAAA ACAAGCGAATCTATTACTTTGGATCTTCTTACATTCGAAGATTTAGAATTGCTTCGGGCACGTAGGTTCGAACGTAACTCGTGCTCAAGTTTGGGAAATGCATCGAACAATCGTCGATATCTTATATTAACGTACACAGTAGAATTTGATCG AATCCATTACCCATTACCTTTGGAATATTGTGGCTTACCTGATCCAGTAGTATTACAAAATACCATTAGAAGATTACAAGCTGAAATTGAAAGATTACAGTCTGTAGGAAGTAACAGAAATCTACAAAAACGTATTGAGCAACTTACAATCACAAATCAAAGACTTATTCAAGAAAATCAAAGGCTTATGAATGGAG GGAAGGGACTGAGGCATTTATTGGGATCAATAAAATCATTAGAGAATAATATTGCTAAGGAACGCGCATCGTTCAGAACACAAATTCAGAAACTGAAAGCTGAAAATACAGCCTTATTATTAAAAGTACAACAACTCACTGAATCTGTTGGTAGAAAACCTGGAGATGGTAGTCCAGCATTAAAACGTACTTATTCACCGTCTGTACGTAGACGAAGCAGAAGTCGTTCTTCTTCGATTTCTAGTCGTTTTAAAATGTCCAGTTTATCGTCAG CTAGCTCATTGGAATCAATTAGAACTCGCGGATCCCCTTGTCGAAATACAAAAACATCATATactaataagaaaaataattcca AAATTGATTTCGAACATTTGGAAGCAAGAATTCACACATTAcagaaaatgttaaaagatgGAATAAATTTGAATCAATGA
- the LOC117609938 gene encoding GPI ethanolamine phosphate transferase 1 isoform X2, with the protein MNEVCPSLVTTYAFKNGKEYIVKIKVSSLKECQRNLELAVTDKYTAENWQSSYDAAYIENLSHKTGNYKHFDVFVAMLQSGLLKTSESITLDLLTFEDLELLRARRFERNSCSSLGNASNNRRYLILTYTVEFDRQIMINKGAWGISHTRMPTESRPGVVAICAGLYEDPSAIFKGWKENPVDFDSVFNQSYFTWAWGSPDIIPMFTKGAKNNIHGDSYSPEWQDFDRMQGQIWRLDSWVFDKYINWLQEEAHKNKNAKRIILFLHLLGCDTTGHTSKPYSREYVDNMNYVDRKIEEVVHMTEDIFGDNSTAYVFTADHGMTDWGSHGSGSTDETETPLIVWGAGINAFNSSQNVEQVDITPLISSLIGAPIPINNEGVLPWQYLDTANQNYINRVLLNNLKQLTYQVKANRMLNCEDNEFADWREVELDNKILMLDKYLEVKDSNETLKDIVATIKLAKKALVYFRQYQRIRFLAYLSVMWFGWMTLLFLKIAGTKRTVINSSNLLITDIVFVILLFTILIMHKGCNNWRLPCYALLAIISVWIAIRNAITRSIQLKIHNNKHHWLMGIEIVVLLATMFIGLMYRSFLSIGILCIGFSQKILLKDMKNSFFWTALCLAVFPLLPVVEPYPRVYIVLLSICVETIIVIVKVYSKSKKTAEILRLAIIGLIYLEFIDGRNWISWAILLTTPLYICTYPTQLKERMQGIMLSLFCPLVLLSASYEPFFFIIFALHLSCWISDVKKDEKSEDLLTIEELLKAAIFMLYTLLCFFGTGNMASISSFDPSWTRHFVTVFSPFIMFSLILLKICIPLILVGCTSYTFGSSNSFLAVVLLGDCLTLPLIYCVTPQGSWLDIGSAISRFTITISLPCLLLLLYCLSYPLITYYPNKLKFHISLKKQHIV; encoded by the exons atgaatGAAGTTTGTCCGTCTTTGGTAACAACCTATGCTTTTAAAAATGGTAAAGAATATATTGTAAAGATAAAAGTTTCTTCATTAAAAGAATGTCAACGCAATTTGGAACTTGCTGTTACTGATAAATATACCGCTGAAAATTGGCAGTCCTCTTATGATGCTGCGT ATATTGAAAACTTATCACATAAAACTGGAAATTACAAGCATTTTGATGTGTTTGTGGCTATGTTGCAGTCCGGCTTGTTGAAA ACAAGCGAATCTATTACTTTGGATCTTCTTACATTCGAAGATTTAGAATTGCTTCGGGCACGTAGGTTCGAACGTAACTCGTGCTCAAGTTTGGGAAATGCATCGAACAATCGTCGATATCTTATATTAACGTACACAGTAGAATTTGATCG GcaaataatgataaataaagGTGCTTGGGGTATATCTCATACAAGAATGCCAACAGAATCTAGGCCAGGTGTTGTTGCAATTTGTGCAGGATTATATGAAGATCCTAGTGCAATTTTTAAAGGATGGAAAGAAAATCCTGTTGATTTTGATTCTGTCTTTAATCAGAGTTACTTTACATGGGCATGGGGAAGTCCTGACATTATACCTATGTTTACAAAAG GTGCAAAAAATAACATCCATGGAGATAGTTATTCTCCAGAATGGCAAGATTTTGATAGAATGCAAGGTCAAATTTGGCGTTTAGATTCATGGGTATTTGACAAATATATCAATTGGCTTCAGGAAGAAGctcacaaaaataaaaatgcaaaacgAATTATTCTTTTCCTTCACCTTCTTGGTTGTGATACTACAGGACATACATCGAAACCTTATTCTAG AGAATATGTTGATAACATGAATTATGTTGATCGAAAAATAGAAGAGGTGGTACATATGACAGAAGATATTTTTGGAGATAATAGTACTGCATACGTTTTCACAGCAGATCATGGAATGACTGATTGGGGATCACATGGAAGTGGTTCTACAGATGAAACAGAAACTCCATTGATTGTTTGGGGTGCAGGGATTAATGCATTTAATTCTAGTCAAAATGTAGAGCAAGTAGATATTACCCCATTAATATCATCTTTAATTGGTGCTCCTATACCAATTAATAATGAA GGTGTTTTACCATGGCAATACTTAGATACTGCTAATCAGAACTATATAAATcgtgttttattaaataatttgaagcaATTAACATATCAAGTAAAAGCAAATCGTATGTTGAACTGTGAGGATAATGAATTTGCAGATTGGAGAGAGGTAGAAttagataataaaattttgatgcTAGATAAATATCTTGAGGTAAAAGATTCAAATGAGACATTAAAAGATATAGTAGCTACAATTAAATTAGCCAAAAAGGCTTTAGTATATTTTCGACAATACCAAAGAATACGATTTTTAGCATATTTATCAGTAATGTGGTTTGGCTGGATGACATTACTATTTCTAAAAATAGCCGGAACTAAACGAACTGTTATTAATTCctctaatttattaataacagaTATTGTATTTGTAATATTACTATTTACAATACTTATCATGCACAAAG GTTGTAATAATTGGAGGCTACCTTGCTATGCATTGTTAGCTATAATTTCTGTTTGGATAGCTATCCGGAATGCGATTACGCGTTCGATACAATTAAAGATACATAATAATAAACATCATTGGTTAATGGGCATAGAAATAGTTGTTTTATTAGCAACAATGTTCATTGGATTAATGTATAGATCATTTCTCAGTATAGGAATTTTATGCATTGGCTTTTCTCAGAAAATATTGCTAAAAGACatgaagaattcttttttttggaCTGCTTTATGCCTGGCTGTTTTTCCATTACTACCTGTAGTTGAACCGTACCCTCGAGTTTATATTGT ACTTCTCAGCATATGTGTTGAGACTATAATAGTTATTGTAAAAGTCTATTCAAAGAGTAAGAAAACAGCAGAAATTTTGCGGCTAGCAATTATAGGGCTAATATATTTAGAATTTATAGATGGTCGAAATTGGATTTCATGGGCAATTTTATTAACTACACCGTTATATATTTGTACCTACCCTACACAATTAAAGGAAAGAATGCAAGGAATTATGTTGAGCCTCTTTTGCCCACTTGTTTTATTATCAGCATCTTATGAACCtttctttttcataatttttgcaTTGCATTTATCTTGTTGGATATCTGACGTTAAAAAAGATGAGAAAAGTGAAGATCTCTTGACAATAGAAGAATTACTCAAAGCAGCAATCTTT ATGTTATATACATTGTTGTGTTTTTTTGGAACTGGTAACATGGCAAGTATCAGTTCATTTGATCCTTCTTGGACGCGGCATTTTGTGACGGTTTTTTCACCATTTATAATGTTTTCGTTGAtactattaaaaatttgtatacctTTAATCTTGGTGGGATGCACAAGTTACACCTTTGGATCTTCGAATAGTTTTCTAGCGGTAGTATTACTAGGAGACTGTTTAACGCTACCACTTATTTATTGTGTTACTCCTCAAGGGAGTTGGTTAGATATTGGTAGTGCAATAAGTAGATTCACTATTACAATTTCTCTTCCATgtcttttattgttattatactgTTTATCATACCCTCTTATAACTTATTatccaaataaattgaaatttcatattagCTTAAAAAAGCAGCATATTGTATGA
- the LOC117609938 gene encoding GPI ethanolamine phosphate transferase 1 isoform X5 has translation MNEVCPSLVTTYAFKNGKEYIVKIKVSSLKECQRNLELAVTDKYTAENWQSSYDAAYIENLSHKTGNYKHFDVFVAMLQSGLLKTSESITLDLLTFEDLELLRARRFERNSCSSLGNASNNRRYLILTYTVEFDRQIMINKGAWGISHTRMPTESRPGVVAICAGLYEDPSAIFKGWKENPVDFDSVFNQSYFTWAWGSPDIIPMFTKGAKNNIHGDSYSPEWQDFDRMQGQIWRLDSWVFDKYINWLQEEAHKNKNAKRIILFLHLLGCDTTGHTSKPYSREYVDNMNYVDRKIEEVVHMTEDIFGDNSTAYVFTADHGMTDWGSHGSGSTDETETPLIVWGAGINAFNSSQNVEQVDITPLISSLIGAPIPINNEGVLPWQYLDTANQNYINRVLLNNLKQLTYQVKANRMLNCEDNEFADWREVELDNKILMLDKYLEHIYQ, from the exons atgaatGAAGTTTGTCCGTCTTTGGTAACAACCTATGCTTTTAAAAATGGTAAAGAATATATTGTAAAGATAAAAGTTTCTTCATTAAAAGAATGTCAACGCAATTTGGAACTTGCTGTTACTGATAAATATACCGCTGAAAATTGGCAGTCCTCTTATGATGCTGCGT ATATTGAAAACTTATCACATAAAACTGGAAATTACAAGCATTTTGATGTGTTTGTGGCTATGTTGCAGTCCGGCTTGTTGAAA ACAAGCGAATCTATTACTTTGGATCTTCTTACATTCGAAGATTTAGAATTGCTTCGGGCACGTAGGTTCGAACGTAACTCGTGCTCAAGTTTGGGAAATGCATCGAACAATCGTCGATATCTTATATTAACGTACACAGTAGAATTTGATCG GcaaataatgataaataaagGTGCTTGGGGTATATCTCATACAAGAATGCCAACAGAATCTAGGCCAGGTGTTGTTGCAATTTGTGCAGGATTATATGAAGATCCTAGTGCAATTTTTAAAGGATGGAAAGAAAATCCTGTTGATTTTGATTCTGTCTTTAATCAGAGTTACTTTACATGGGCATGGGGAAGTCCTGACATTATACCTATGTTTACAAAAG GTGCAAAAAATAACATCCATGGAGATAGTTATTCTCCAGAATGGCAAGATTTTGATAGAATGCAAGGTCAAATTTGGCGTTTAGATTCATGGGTATTTGACAAATATATCAATTGGCTTCAGGAAGAAGctcacaaaaataaaaatgcaaaacgAATTATTCTTTTCCTTCACCTTCTTGGTTGTGATACTACAGGACATACATCGAAACCTTATTCTAG AGAATATGTTGATAACATGAATTATGTTGATCGAAAAATAGAAGAGGTGGTACATATGACAGAAGATATTTTTGGAGATAATAGTACTGCATACGTTTTCACAGCAGATCATGGAATGACTGATTGGGGATCACATGGAAGTGGTTCTACAGATGAAACAGAAACTCCATTGATTGTTTGGGGTGCAGGGATTAATGCATTTAATTCTAGTCAAAATGTAGAGCAAGTAGATATTACCCCATTAATATCATCTTTAATTGGTGCTCCTATACCAATTAATAATGAA GGTGTTTTACCATGGCAATACTTAGATACTGCTAATCAGAACTATATAAATcgtgttttattaaataatttgaagcaATTAACATATCAAGTAAAAGCAAATCGTATGTTGAACTGTGAGGATAATGAATTTGCAGATTGGAGAGAGGTAGAAttagataataaaattttgatgcTAGATAAATATCTTGAG CATATTTATCAGTAA
- the LOC117609938 gene encoding GPI ethanolamine phosphate transferase 1 isoform X1 has product MNEVCPSLVTTYAFKNGKEYIVKIKVSSLKECQRNLELAVTDKYTAENWQSSYDAAYIENLSHKTGNYKHFDVFVAMLQSGLLKTSESITLDLLTFEDLELLRARRFERNSCSSLGNASNNRRYLILTYTVEFDRQIMINKGAWGISHTRMPTESRPGVVAICAGLYEDPSAIFKGWKENPVDFDSVFNQSYFTWAWGSPDIIPMFTKGAKNNIHGDSYSPEWQDFDRMQGQIWRLDSWVFDKYINWLQEEAHKNKNAKRIILFLHLLGCDTTGHTSKPYSREYVDNMNYVDRKIEEVVHMTEDIFGDNSTAYVFTADHGMTDWGSHGSGSTDETETPLIVWGAGINAFNSSQNVEQVDITPLISSLIGAPIPINNEGVLPWQYLDTANQNYINRVLLNNLKQLTYQVKANRMLNCEDNEFADWREVELDNKILMLDKYLEVKDSNETLKDIVATIKLAKKALVYFRQYQRIRFLAYLSVMWFGWMTLLFLKIAGTKRTVINSSNLLITDIVFVILLFTILIMHKVSGCNNWRLPCYALLAIISVWIAIRNAITRSIQLKIHNNKHHWLMGIEIVVLLATMFIGLMYRSFLSIGILCIGFSQKILLKDMKNSFFWTALCLAVFPLLPVVEPYPRVYIVLLSICVETIIVIVKVYSKSKKTAEILRLAIIGLIYLEFIDGRNWISWAILLTTPLYICTYPTQLKERMQGIMLSLFCPLVLLSASYEPFFFIIFALHLSCWISDVKKDEKSEDLLTIEELLKAAIFMLYTLLCFFGTGNMASISSFDPSWTRHFVTVFSPFIMFSLILLKICIPLILVGCTSYTFGSSNSFLAVVLLGDCLTLPLIYCVTPQGSWLDIGSAISRFTITISLPCLLLLLYCLSYPLITYYPNKLKFHISLKKQHIV; this is encoded by the exons atgaatGAAGTTTGTCCGTCTTTGGTAACAACCTATGCTTTTAAAAATGGTAAAGAATATATTGTAAAGATAAAAGTTTCTTCATTAAAAGAATGTCAACGCAATTTGGAACTTGCTGTTACTGATAAATATACCGCTGAAAATTGGCAGTCCTCTTATGATGCTGCGT ATATTGAAAACTTATCACATAAAACTGGAAATTACAAGCATTTTGATGTGTTTGTGGCTATGTTGCAGTCCGGCTTGTTGAAA ACAAGCGAATCTATTACTTTGGATCTTCTTACATTCGAAGATTTAGAATTGCTTCGGGCACGTAGGTTCGAACGTAACTCGTGCTCAAGTTTGGGAAATGCATCGAACAATCGTCGATATCTTATATTAACGTACACAGTAGAATTTGATCG GcaaataatgataaataaagGTGCTTGGGGTATATCTCATACAAGAATGCCAACAGAATCTAGGCCAGGTGTTGTTGCAATTTGTGCAGGATTATATGAAGATCCTAGTGCAATTTTTAAAGGATGGAAAGAAAATCCTGTTGATTTTGATTCTGTCTTTAATCAGAGTTACTTTACATGGGCATGGGGAAGTCCTGACATTATACCTATGTTTACAAAAG GTGCAAAAAATAACATCCATGGAGATAGTTATTCTCCAGAATGGCAAGATTTTGATAGAATGCAAGGTCAAATTTGGCGTTTAGATTCATGGGTATTTGACAAATATATCAATTGGCTTCAGGAAGAAGctcacaaaaataaaaatgcaaaacgAATTATTCTTTTCCTTCACCTTCTTGGTTGTGATACTACAGGACATACATCGAAACCTTATTCTAG AGAATATGTTGATAACATGAATTATGTTGATCGAAAAATAGAAGAGGTGGTACATATGACAGAAGATATTTTTGGAGATAATAGTACTGCATACGTTTTCACAGCAGATCATGGAATGACTGATTGGGGATCACATGGAAGTGGTTCTACAGATGAAACAGAAACTCCATTGATTGTTTGGGGTGCAGGGATTAATGCATTTAATTCTAGTCAAAATGTAGAGCAAGTAGATATTACCCCATTAATATCATCTTTAATTGGTGCTCCTATACCAATTAATAATGAA GGTGTTTTACCATGGCAATACTTAGATACTGCTAATCAGAACTATATAAATcgtgttttattaaataatttgaagcaATTAACATATCAAGTAAAAGCAAATCGTATGTTGAACTGTGAGGATAATGAATTTGCAGATTGGAGAGAGGTAGAAttagataataaaattttgatgcTAGATAAATATCTTGAGGTAAAAGATTCAAATGAGACATTAAAAGATATAGTAGCTACAATTAAATTAGCCAAAAAGGCTTTAGTATATTTTCGACAATACCAAAGAATACGATTTTTAGCATATTTATCAGTAATGTGGTTTGGCTGGATGACATTACTATTTCTAAAAATAGCCGGAACTAAACGAACTGTTATTAATTCctctaatttattaataacagaTATTGTATTTGTAATATTACTATTTACAATACTTATCATGCACAAAG TTTCAGGTTGTAATAATTGGAGGCTACCTTGCTATGCATTGTTAGCTATAATTTCTGTTTGGATAGCTATCCGGAATGCGATTACGCGTTCGATACAATTAAAGATACATAATAATAAACATCATTGGTTAATGGGCATAGAAATAGTTGTTTTATTAGCAACAATGTTCATTGGATTAATGTATAGATCATTTCTCAGTATAGGAATTTTATGCATTGGCTTTTCTCAGAAAATATTGCTAAAAGACatgaagaattcttttttttggaCTGCTTTATGCCTGGCTGTTTTTCCATTACTACCTGTAGTTGAACCGTACCCTCGAGTTTATATTGT ACTTCTCAGCATATGTGTTGAGACTATAATAGTTATTGTAAAAGTCTATTCAAAGAGTAAGAAAACAGCAGAAATTTTGCGGCTAGCAATTATAGGGCTAATATATTTAGAATTTATAGATGGTCGAAATTGGATTTCATGGGCAATTTTATTAACTACACCGTTATATATTTGTACCTACCCTACACAATTAAAGGAAAGAATGCAAGGAATTATGTTGAGCCTCTTTTGCCCACTTGTTTTATTATCAGCATCTTATGAACCtttctttttcataatttttgcaTTGCATTTATCTTGTTGGATATCTGACGTTAAAAAAGATGAGAAAAGTGAAGATCTCTTGACAATAGAAGAATTACTCAAAGCAGCAATCTTT ATGTTATATACATTGTTGTGTTTTTTTGGAACTGGTAACATGGCAAGTATCAGTTCATTTGATCCTTCTTGGACGCGGCATTTTGTGACGGTTTTTTCACCATTTATAATGTTTTCGTTGAtactattaaaaatttgtatacctTTAATCTTGGTGGGATGCACAAGTTACACCTTTGGATCTTCGAATAGTTTTCTAGCGGTAGTATTACTAGGAGACTGTTTAACGCTACCACTTATTTATTGTGTTACTCCTCAAGGGAGTTGGTTAGATATTGGTAGTGCAATAAGTAGATTCACTATTACAATTTCTCTTCCATgtcttttattgttattatactgTTTATCATACCCTCTTATAACTTATTatccaaataaattgaaatttcatattagCTTAAAAAAGCAGCATATTGTATGA